In Notamacropus eugenii isolate mMacEug1 chromosome 1, mMacEug1.pri_v2, whole genome shotgun sequence, one genomic interval encodes:
- the LOC140496680 gene encoding zinc finger protein 559-like isoform X5 has protein sequence MKGCPPKGDWALKMCEAWRWTVLFREQPEGQGPSTEEHIQEAVTFKDVAVDFTQEEWGFLDHPQKELYGEVMLEDAWNLLSLELTKMNAMESVLQDSWEPP, from the exons ATGAAGGGATGTCCACCGAAAGGAGACTGGGCACTGAAAATGTGTGAAGCCTGGAGATGGACGGTCTTGTTTAGggaacagccagaaggccagGGTCCCTCGACAGAGGAGCACATACAG GAGGCAGTGACGTTTAAGGATGTGGCCGTGGACTTCACCCAGGAGGAGTGGGGCTTCTTGGACCATCCTCAGAAGGAGTTATACGGGGAGGTCATGCTGGAGGATGCCTGGAACCTGCTCTCCCTGG AACTCACCAAAATGAATGCTATGGAATCTGTCCTTCAGGATTCCTGGGAACCACCCTGA
- the LOC140496680 gene encoding zinc finger protein 74-like isoform X4, protein MGRRPRRTGGGTSHRSPGSPRAGARGLPEGDPQASQEAVTFKDVAVDFTQEEWGFLDHPQKELYGEVMLEDAWNLLSLGLPVPREDVISYFVQRKVPWMLEQEVLWSHCPALIRYYKATQE, encoded by the exons ATGGGCAGGCGGCCCCGGCGGACAGGGGGCGGGACATCCCATAGGAGTCCAGGCTCTCCCAGAGCCGGAGCTCGTGGCCTTCCCGAAGGGGATCCTCAAGCGAGTCAG GAGGCAGTGACGTTTAAGGATGTGGCCGTGGACTTCACCCAGGAGGAGTGGGGCTTCTTGGACCATCCTCAGAAGGAGTTATACGGGGAGGTCATGCTGGAGGATGCCTGGAACCTGCTCTCCCTGG GTCTTCCAGTTCCCAGAGAAGATGTGATCTCTTATTTTGTGCAAAGGAAAGTACCATGGATGTTGGAACAAGAAGTCCTGTGGAGTCACTGTCCTG
- the LOC140496680 gene encoding KRAB domain-containing protein 5-like isoform X1 produces the protein MKGCPPKGDWALKMCEAWRWTVLFREQPEGQGPSTEEHIQEAVTFKDVAVDFTQEEWGFLDHPQKELYGEVMLEDAWNLLSLGLPVPREDVISYFVQRKVPWMLEQEVLWSHCPEGEIRLEMKET, from the exons ATGAAGGGATGTCCACCGAAAGGAGACTGGGCACTGAAAATGTGTGAAGCCTGGAGATGGACGGTCTTGTTTAGggaacagccagaaggccagGGTCCCTCGACAGAGGAGCACATACAG GAGGCAGTGACGTTTAAGGATGTGGCCGTGGACTTCACCCAGGAGGAGTGGGGCTTCTTGGACCATCCTCAGAAGGAGTTATACGGGGAGGTCATGCTGGAGGATGCCTGGAACCTGCTCTCCCTGG GTCTTCCAGTTCCCAGAGAAGATGTGATCTCTTATTTTGTGCAAAGGAAAGTACCATGGATGTTGGAACAAGAAGTCCTGTGGAGTCACTGTCCTG
- the LOC140496680 gene encoding zinc finger protein 74-like isoform X3 has translation MGRRPRRTGGGTSHRSPGSPRAGARGLPEGDPQASQEAVTFKDVAVDFTQEEWGFLDHPQKELYGEVMLEDAWNLLSLGLPVPREDVISYFVQRKVPWMLEQEVLWSHCPEGEIRLEMKET, from the exons ATGGGCAGGCGGCCCCGGCGGACAGGGGGCGGGACATCCCATAGGAGTCCAGGCTCTCCCAGAGCCGGAGCTCGTGGCCTTCCCGAAGGGGATCCTCAAGCGAGTCAG GAGGCAGTGACGTTTAAGGATGTGGCCGTGGACTTCACCCAGGAGGAGTGGGGCTTCTTGGACCATCCTCAGAAGGAGTTATACGGGGAGGTCATGCTGGAGGATGCCTGGAACCTGCTCTCCCTGG GTCTTCCAGTTCCCAGAGAAGATGTGATCTCTTATTTTGTGCAAAGGAAAGTACCATGGATGTTGGAACAAGAAGTCCTGTGGAGTCACTGTCCTG
- the LOC140496680 gene encoding zinc finger protein 74-like isoform X2: protein MKGCPPKGDWALKMCEAWRWTVLFREQPEGQGPSTEEHIQEAVTFKDVAVDFTQEEWGFLDHPQKELYGEVMLEDAWNLLSLGLPVPREDVISYFVQRKVPWMLEQEVLWSHCPALIRYYKATQE, encoded by the exons ATGAAGGGATGTCCACCGAAAGGAGACTGGGCACTGAAAATGTGTGAAGCCTGGAGATGGACGGTCTTGTTTAGggaacagccagaaggccagGGTCCCTCGACAGAGGAGCACATACAG GAGGCAGTGACGTTTAAGGATGTGGCCGTGGACTTCACCCAGGAGGAGTGGGGCTTCTTGGACCATCCTCAGAAGGAGTTATACGGGGAGGTCATGCTGGAGGATGCCTGGAACCTGCTCTCCCTGG GTCTTCCAGTTCCCAGAGAAGATGTGATCTCTTATTTTGTGCAAAGGAAAGTACCATGGATGTTGGAACAAGAAGTCCTGTGGAGTCACTGTCCTG